In Arachis hypogaea cultivar Tifrunner chromosome 17, arahy.Tifrunner.gnm2.J5K5, whole genome shotgun sequence, a single window of DNA contains:
- the LOC112764255 gene encoding ABC transporter C family member 3, producing MFSVNSATVSFLLQPLFLHAFSSFLHLLLVVVILVLWIWKKVRVGASATGYESNKTNYNKKALFCSVFASAFNLILCLFNYFYWYRSGWSEEELVTLLDLALKALAWGVVGVCLQKGFFFFFSSGDSRFPLLFRTWCVFYLLVFCYCFVVDIVLVYEKHEALPAQYLVSDVVSACVGLFFCYFVCFVRSECEFSTLEETLLNGDAHVSDNKKGAETVTPYSNAGIFSILTFSWVGPLIAVGNKKTLDLEDVPQLDSSDSVVRAFPKFREKVEADCGAVNNLTTIKLVKLLIISEWKEILFTAVLALLNTLASYVGPYLIDAFVQYLDGQRLYENQGYVLVSTFFLAKLVECLTQRHWFFRLQQIGLRMRALLVTMIYNKSLTLSCQSKQGHTSGEVINFMSVDADRIGVFSWYIHDLWMVALQISLALLILYKSLGLASIAAFVATIVVMLANVPLGSLQEKYQDKLMDSKDIRMKATSEILRNMRILKLQGWEMKFLAKITELRKTEQGWLKKFVYTSAMTTFVFWGAPTFVSVATFGTCMLMGIPLESGKILSALATFRILQEPIYNLPDTISMIAQTKVSVDRISSFLRLDDLQSDVVERLPRGSSDKAIEVVDGNFSWDLSSPNATLKNINLTVLHGMRVAVCGTVGSGKSTLLSCILGEVPKKSGILKVCGTKAYVAQSPWIQSGKIEDNILFGQEMDRERYEKVLESCSLKKDLEVLSFGDQTVIGERGINLSGGQKQRIQIARALYQDADIYLFDDPFSAVDAHTGSHLFKECLLGQLSSKTVVYVTHQVEFLPAADLILVMKDGKITQCGKYNDLLNSGTDFMELVGAHKKALSTLESLDGGTTSDEIRTMEDGSVSSANGSIKEKEANGYEQNGKTDEKDEPKGQLVQEEEREKGRVGFSIYWRYITTAYGGALVPFILLSQILFQVLQIGSNYWMAWATPVSQDVEPPVEGTTLLAVYVALAIGSAFCILSRAMFLATAGYKTATILFNKMHFCIFRSPMSFFDSTPSGRILNRASTDQSAVDTDIPYQIGSFAFSMIQLVGIIAVMSQVAWQVFIVFIPMIAASIWYQQYYIPSARELSRLVGVCKAPIIQHFAETISGTSTIRSFDQQSRFQETNMKLTDGYSRPKFNIAGAMEWLCFRLDMLSSITFAFSLIFLISIPQGVIDPGIAGLAVTYGLNLNMIQAWVIWNLCNLENKIISVERILQYTSIPSEPPLVIEENRPAPSWPSYGEVDIHNLQVRYAPHLPFVLRGLTCTFRGGLKTGIVGRTGSGKSTLIQTLFRIVEPTTGEVMIDGINISSIGLHDLRSRLSIIPQDPTMFEGTVRNNLDPLEEYTDEQIWEALDKCQLGDEVRQKEGKLDSPVSENGENWSMGQRQLVCLGRVLLKKSKVLVLDEATASVDTATDNLIQQTLRLHFADSTVITIAHRITSVLDSDMVLLLHQGLIEEYDSPSKLLEDRSSSFAQLVAEYTMRSKSTFEKSADH from the exons ATGTTTTCTGTGAACTCTGCCACCGTTTCTTTTCTCCTCCAACCACtctttcttcatgctttctcgaGCTTCCTCCACCTCTTATTGGTGGTGGTGATTTTGGTGTTGTGGATTTGGAAGAAAGTCAGAGTGGGAGCTTCTGCTACTGGATATGAGTCTAATAagactaattataataaaaaggcTCTGTTTTGTTCTGTTTTTGCTTCAGCATTTAACCTTATCCTATGTCTCTTTAATTACTTCTATTGGTATAGAAGTGGTTGGTCAGAAGAAGAGCTCGTGACTCTTTTGGATTTGGCACTCAAAGCTCTTGCTTGGGGTGTTGTTGGTGTTTGCTTACAAAaaggtttcttcttcttcttcagttcCGGTGATAGTAGGTTTCCATTACTCTTTAGAACTTGGTGTGTCTTCTACCTGCttgttttttgttattgttttgtAGTAGACATTGTTCTTGTGTATGAAAAGCATGAGGCTTTACCTGCTCAGTACTTGGTTTCTGATGTAGTTTCAGCTTGTGTGGGTTTATTCTTCTGTTACTTTGTGTGTTTTGTGAGGAGTGAGTGTGAATTTAGCACTCTTGAGGAGACTCTATTGAATGGTGATGCCCATGTTAGTGATAATAAGAAAGGGGCTGAAACTGTTACCCCTTATTCAAATGCTGGAATTTTCAGCATTCTTACATTCTCTTGGGTTGGTCCTCTTATTGCTGTTGGCAATAAGAAGACCTTGGACCTTGAGGATGTGCCACAACTAGATAGCAGCGATAGTGTGGTTCGAGCCTTTCCGAAATTCAGAGAAAAGGTGGAGGCAGATTGTGGTGCAGTTAACAATTTGACCACAATTAAGTTGGTGAAGTTGTTGATAATCTCGGAGTGGAAGGAGATTCTCTTCACAGCAGTTCTTGCATTGCTGAACACTTTGGCTTCTTATGTTGGTCCTTATCTCATTGATGCTTTTGTTCAATACCTTGATGGACAAAGGCTATATGAGAATcagggctatgttttggtttctACATTTTTCTTGGCGAAGCTTGTTGAGTGTTTGACTCAGAGGCATTGGTTCTTTAGGTTGCAGCAAATTGGACTTCGAATGCGAGCACTACTTGTGACCATGATCTATAATAAATCATTGACACTTTCATGTCAATCAAAGCAAGGCCATACTTCCGGGGAAGTAATCAACTTCATGTCAGTTGATGCTGATAGGATTGGTGTCTTCAGTTGGTACATTCATGATTTGTGGATGGTAGCTCTGCAAATTTCTTTAGCCTTGTTGATTTTGTATAAAAGCCTTGGCCTTGCTTCAATTGCTGCATTTGTTGCAACCATTGTTGTAATGTTGGCAAATGTCCCCTTGGGATCATTGCAAGAAAAATATCAGGATAAGTTGATGGATTCAAAAGATATAAGAATGAAGGCAACATCAGAGATTCTCAGGAACATGAGGATTCTCAAACTTCAAGGGTGGGAAATGAAGTTTCTGGCTAAGATAACTGAACTCAGGAAAACCGAGCAGGGCTGGTTAAAGAAATTTGTTTATACATCAGCCATGACCACATTTGTGTTTTGGGGTGCTCCAACATTTGTATCTGTGGCTACTTTTGGAACTTGTATGCTTATGGGGATTCCACTTGAATCAGGGAAGATCTTGTCTGCACTTGCTACATTCCGGATTCTTCAAGAGCCTATATATAATCTTCCAGATACAATTTCAATGATAGCACAAACTAAGGTTTCTGTTGATAGGATCTCATCATTCCTTCGTCTTGACGACTTGCAGTCCGATGTTGTAGAGAGGCTTCCTCGCGGTTCTTCTGATAAAGCAATTGAAGTGGTAGATGGAAATTTCTCTTGGGATTTATCTTCACCAAATGCAACATTGAAGAACATAAATCTCACAGTTCTACATGGCATGAGGGTTGCTGTTTGTGGTACTGTAGGATCAGGCAAGTCTACATTACTTTCCTGTATATTAGGAGAAGTGCCAAAGAAATCAGGTATCTTGAAGGTGTGTGGAACAAAGGCCTATGTTGCTCAATCGCCATGGATACAAAGCGGAAAGATAGAGGATAATATATTGTTTGGACAGGAGATGGATAGGGAAAGGTATGAGAAGGTACTTGAATCTTGTTCCTTGAAGAAGGATCTAGAAGTTTTGTCCTTTGGTGATCAGACAGTTATAGGAGAACGCGGTATCAATTTGAGTGGAGGACAGAAACAAAGAATACAAATTGCTCGTGCCCTTTACCAAGATGCTGATATATATTTGTTTGATGATCCTTTTAGTGCTGTGGATGCTCATACAGGATCTCACCTCTTTAAG GAATGCTTGCTTGGCCAACTAAGTTCAAAGACAGTAGTATATGTTACTCATCAAGTAGAGTTCTTGCCAGCTGCTGATCTCATCTTG GTCATGAAAGATGGGAAGATTACTCAATGTGGAAAGTATAATGACTTGCTTAATAGTGGGACTGATTTCATGGAACTTGTTGGTGCACACAAGAAAGCGTTGTCTACACTCGAGTCTTTGGATGGAGGAACAACATCAGATGAAATAAGAACCATGGAAGATGGAAGTGTTTCTAGTGCTAATGGAAGTATTAAAGAAAAAGAGGCAAACGGATATGAGCAAAATGGTAAAACAGATGAGAAAGATGAGCCAAAAGGCCAGCTTGTTCaggaagaagaaagggagaaaggTAGAGTTGGATTTTCAATCTATTGGAGATACATCACGACAGCGTATGGAGGAGCTCTCGTTCCTTTCATATTGTTGTCTCAGATTCTCTTCCAAGTTCTCCAAATTGGAAGCAACTATTGGATGGCTTGGGCAACTCCAGTCTCACAAGATGTGGAGCCACCTGTTGAAGGAACAACTCTTTTGGCTGTCTATGTTGCTTTGGCCATTGGAAGTGCATTTTGCATCCTTTCTAGAGCCATGTTTCTTGCCACGGCTGGTTATAAGACAGCTACTATACTTTTCAATAAAATGCATTTCTGCATCTTCCGTTCCCCAATGTCATTCTTTGATTCCACTCCGAGTGGTCGAATCCTTAACAGA GCTTCCACTGACCAAAGTGCAGTAGATACTGATATTCCTTATCAAATTGGTTCGTTCGCCTTCTCCATGATCCAGCTTGTAGGAATTATAGCAGTGATGTCCCAAGTTGCATGGCAAGTTTTCATTGTCTTTATACCTATGATAGCAGCCAGCATATGGTATCAG CAATACTATATACCATCGGCTCGAGAACTATCACGTTTGGTTGGAGTATGCAAAGCTCCAATCATTCAACACTTTGCTGAAACAATTTCTGGTACATCAACCATTAGAAGCTTTGATCAGCAGTCTAGATTTCAGGAAACAAATATGAAATTGACCGACGGCTATTCTCGGCCAAAGTTTAATATTGCTGGTGCTATGGAGTGGTTGTGCTTCCGATTAGATATGTTGTCATCTATCACATTTGCCTTTTCCTTGATATTCTTGATATCTATTCCTCAAGGAGTCATAGATCCAG GCATTGCCGGTTTAGCTGTTACATATGGTCTTAATTTAAACATGATACAAGCTTGGGTGATATGGAATCTTTGTAACTTGGAGAACAAGATTATATCAGTAGAAAGAATACTTCAGTACACTTCCATTCCTAGTGAGCCTCCCCTTGTTATCGAAGAAAATCGACCAGCTCCTTCTTGGCCATCATATGGAGAGGTTGATATACATAACTTGCAG GTTCGTTATGCTCCGCACCTTCCATTTGTGTTGCGTGGCCTCACATGCACATTTCGCGGAGGACTGAAAACTGGGATTGTTGGGAGAACAGGAAGTGGTAAATCAACTCTTATACAAACACTCTTCCGAATTGTTGAACCAACCACAGGAGAAGTTATGATTGACGGCATCAACATCTCTTCAATAGGACTTCATGATTTGAGGTCTAGACTAAGCATTATTCCTCAAGACCCAACCATGTTTGAAGGGACAGTCAGAAATAACCTTGATCCTCTAGAAGAGTACACAGATGAACAAATATGGGAG GCCCTGGACAAGTGTCAGCTTGGTGATGAAGTTagacaaaaagaaggaaagttgGACTCGCCAG TTAGCGAGAATGGCGAAAATTGGAGTATGGGTCAGAGGCAATTGGTGTGCTTAGGTAGGGTGTTGCTTAAGAAGAGCAAGGTATTGGTGCTTGATGAAGCGACTGCATCAGTTGATACTGCTACAGACAATTTGATACAACAAACTCTTAGGCTACATTTCGCCGACTCAACAGTCATAACCATTGCACATAGAATCACTTCTGTTCTTGACAGTGATATGGTCTTGCTTCTTCATCAAG GATTAATTGAGGAATATGATTCACCTTCAAAATTGCTAGAGGATAGATCATCATCTTTTGCTCAACTTGTTGCAGAGTATACAATGAGGTCTAAATCCACTTTTGAGAAATCTGCTGATCACTGA